One window of Misgurnus anguillicaudatus chromosome 13, ASM2758022v2, whole genome shotgun sequence genomic DNA carries:
- the acvr1ba gene encoding activin A receptor type 1Ba, giving the protein MQRDGNVAVMFPRRTAVALLALCGFIAAADALKCNCTSCEKTGYVCETDGACMASTSYINGQEEQQVRICIPHDSLVPPGQPIYCLSAKGLVNTHCCYTDFCNSINLQVPNGIPEERNWSGSGSSWGPVELVAVIAGPVFLFCLLLIVGVLIFQHHQRNYNHRQRLDVEDPSCDHLYLAKDKTLQDLIFDLSTSGSGSGLPLFVQRTVARTIVLQEIIGKGRFGEVWRGRWRGGDVAVKIFSSREERSWFREAEIYQTIMLRHENILGFIAADNKDNGTWTQLWLVSDYHEHGSLFDYLNHYSVTIEGMIKLSLSAASGLAHLHMEILGTQGKPGIAHRDLKSKNILVKKNGTCAIADLGLAVRHESITDTIDIAPNQRVGTKRYMAPEVLDETINMKHFDSFKCADIYALGLVYWEIARRCNAGGIHEDYQLPYYDLVPSDPSIEEMRKVVCDQRLRPNVPNWWQSYEALRVMGKIMRECWYANGAARLTALRIKKTLSQLSIQEDVKI; this is encoded by the exons CTCTCAAGTGTAACTGCACCTCTTGTGAGAAGACCGGTTATGTGTGCGAGACCGATGGGGCCTGCATGGCCTCCACGTCCTACATTAACGGTCAGGAAGAGCAGCAGGTGCGAATCTGTATCCCTCATGACAGCCTGGTACCGCCAGGACAGCCCATCTACTGCCTGAGTGCCAAGGGACTGGTCAATACACACTGCTGTTACACAGATTTCTGCAACAGCATTAACCTTCAAGTACCAAATG GGATTCCTGAAGAAAGGAACTGGTCGGGCTCAGGGAGCAGCTGGGGTCCCGTAGAGCTGGTGGCTGTGATTGCCGGGCCGGTCTTCTTGTTTTGCCTTCTGCTCATTGTGGGAGTGCTGATTTTCCAGCACCACCAGCGGAACTACAACCACCGGCAGAGACTCGATGTTGAAGATCCATCCTGTGATCATCTTTATTTGGCCAAAGACAAGACCTTACAGGATCTAATCTTTGATCTGTCCACCTCGGGTTCAGGCTCTG GTCTGCCACTGTTTGTTCAGCGGACGGTCGCCAGGACAATCGTACTGCAGGAGATTATAGGTAAAGGACGCTTCGGGGAGGTTTGGAGAGGGAGATGGAGAGGAGGAGATGTGGCTGTTAAGATCTTCTCATCCAGAGAGGAGCGCTCCTGGTTCCGCGAGGCTGAGATTTACCAGACCATAATGCTCCGACATGAAAACATCTTGGGCTTCATTGCTGCTGATAATAAAG ACAATGGCACATGGACACAACTGTGGCTGGTCTCCGACTACCATGAACACGGCTCATTATTTGACTATCTCAACCACTACTCCGTCACAATCGAGGGTATGATCAAGTTATCACTCTCGGCAGCCAGTGGACTGGCACATCTGCACATGGAGATCTTGGGTACACAGg GAAAACCAGGCATTGCACATCGTGACCTCAAATCTAAAAACATCTTGGTGAAAAAGAATGGTACTTGTGCCATAGCGGATCTGGGGCTCGCTGTACGTCACGAGTCCATCACTGATACTATTGATATTGCTCCCAATCAGAGAGTTGGCACTAAAAGATAC ATGGCTCCAGAGGTACTAGATGAAACAAtcaacatgaaacattttgattctTTTAAATGTGCTGATATCTATGCTTTGGGACTGGTATACTGGGAGATTGCACGACGGTGTAATGCTGGAG GCATCCATGAAGATTACCAGCTTCCATACTATGATCTGGTGCCGTCCGACCCCTCCATAGAGGAGATGAGGAAGGTGGTGTGTGACCAGAGACTACGGCCAAATGTGCCAAACTGGTGGCAAAGCTATGAG GCACTGAGAGTTATGGGAAAAATCATGCGGGAGTGTTGGTATGCCAACGGGGCCGCCCGGCTTACCGCTCTGCGGATCAAGAAGACGCTCTCTCAACTCAGCATCCAGGAAGACGTTAAGATCTGA